GTGGAGATATGAAGTGTTTTAGTCTCTGAATGGTTATGATGAAAATCCTATGCACACAAACTACTAAAAGCATATTTGTAGAAGTGCGTAGTATTCTCGGAGAACAaaacagaaatatattttttgatcaAAAGATGCAAATTTACACCCATGTACAATGAATGCATCTGTTTGCAGTGgtaacaatttgaaaattaggAATGTGCACTTTTAAGGTGGGAAAAAATCCATCCAATACCctcaaataaaaacaaaaaatgacaaCTTCCGCTGTAGAGTAAAACAAAgttgaacattttcaaaaacCGTGTCAGTAGGATAATAAGGCCTATAAGACTTTCACATAGAGGTCAGTTTTATGCATTTTATTCTGTGTGGGGGACAGTGGAATTTTTGGGATATGAGAGGTTTGAAGCTCTCTGACAAGATGAACCTTCTTCATGTTGATTCAGTTAAGCAACATTGAACGAGGATACTTTTAGTTTAGTATGAAGATTTTTCGTTGAAAACTTTTATGCTAAGtatcataaatataatatgtgtGTTCAACTCCAACTCTCTAAAAAAAGTCACAGTCTTCGTATGCAATCTACAATCTACATTTTTAATGACTCGCATTACGGTAACTGTTATATTGTAATACTTTCATGTTGGGTAAGGTCAAGGTTAAAAATGTGAGTGTATtcactcttgcgtaaagtgatAGTATAGGTGGGCATGTAACGAAAGTGATTTCACTATTTTGAAATAGATGCTAATGAAGGTTCATTGATCAACCAAACATCATTTGCGGGAGGTTCTAGTTTTTATAGCTTCAATTGAAAGAAAAGTGCAGCTGAAATGCATATCGATGATTGTGGAAGTTTATGATGGCACAAGCTCCAATAACTGATAAATCGTGTAGGGGATGCTTTCGATGTTTCAAGAATGGTGATTTCAGTGTTGACGACAAACATCTCTTTGGAGGGCTAAAAAACTCGAAGACAAAGAATTGAAGGTATTATTCTATGAAGATCCGAGTCGCTTGCACAATCATGTTGGCTGACTCAACAAGTACCTAGTTCACGTTCAAAATAAAACAGTTGAGAGCCTCATAAACAGAATAGTGAAACATTAAAGGCCTCATACCTCCAAAGTTTAAacaaaatatatacagggtgagtctttgactcgtacaaatattttaacagtagatttttgaggtcaaaggaaagacttttttcctacataatttttttcgattcggctctgataaaaatatatagccattttaatttttcataatgagctgtgtcaccccttcagaataacaatgtatcttgtgctcgaaaaatattcatcaaataaatgaaaaactatattccgcaattcattacattcgataaaaccgtttgtaagtaaaactgaaaataacattttttatggttttgcaacagcctatatcttttgaaccgagccaattcggaaaacAAGGTGTAGGAAAAAAaggtttcttctgacctcaagaatctcctgttaaaatatttgtacgagtcaaagactcgccctgtatagctccatatttttttatgttaataCCACTAGAGTCAATGGTTgagaaggttttttttttataaatgcaTGTTCATCACATTGAATTGAAAACACTGCAGAGTGGGCCATGGAAAACGAAACAGAGGTTCTGTACGTTGGCAGAACCGAATTTATATAAAACAACATTTGAAATAAGTTTCAAATGATGTTTCATTTACCCCACATTGAAAGGCCTTCCTTCCAtgtgtccgagcgtttttttaTAATTCGGTGCTGCCAACCTACAGAGCCGCTGTTTTGTTTTCAATGGGCCACTCTGTATTACCAATATACTTCAGAGTTTAGACAGTATTCTGCCAGTTCTGTTCATCACTTATGTAAATATGCCCACTAATTAACTTGAATATCTGcatatcaaaaagtaaaaaaaagatTTCGCACTTATTTGTCTCCTGGTCAGCAGCTTTCTCGCGTTGAAAGTAAAAGTTTTTCGCTTTTCTGCTCGAAGACGCCGATAAATTACAGTTTATGCGAAAAACGCCATCCGTCGATGCTTATAAGCGGACTTTCCATCAGTCGCCAATTTAAGAATTATAATAATCTAATATAATATTATCATTCTATCTCCGGATTGATTACAATCATCGGTTGACTTTTCGAGCAAGACGTGTAGAGGTGTACTTTCTTTCTTCCGTACGTCTTGCGGTGGAAAGCAACAGTCCTCCGTTGACGGTGAAAGCTGGTCCTCATCTTGGCGGGTTATCTCTTGCCCGAATATGGCGGTAACCAACCGTTGacgcagaaaaaaaaattgcgggTGATGTGATATTATGTCAAAGGGCTTCACGTGAAAAATGGTGGTGGATAAGGCTTTTAGTGCGATTTTTTTGTGTACGTTTTTCGTGACATGCGGCTGTTTTCCAGACTTAGATGCGGTAAGTTATCATGCAATTTTTTTATACCTACAAGGATATAGAAATAACTATTATCCTTTTTCCAGAAGCTTTGTATTTCTTATCAGAACATAATCGTGAAGTATGTAATTGAAATAGCTATCGATGAATTTGGAATGCACACCGCAAGGTTTTTATGTTAACAAATAGAAATATAAATATTCAGAATactacaaggtgagtctttgaccgtacgaatattttaacagtagattcttgaggtcaaaagaaacactttttttctataccattttttcggatTTGGCCctaatgaaaagatatagccattttaatttcataatgagttggaaaaataaaattaccttcagaataactagctaaatctgtgacactacacatgtggatctcttaaaaagtgttgcattcggtcaaagccatttaaatttttcataatgagctgtgccacccctggaaaatttgcattcagccaaagcacccaattttttgaatttcacagatattttaatcaaattactcgaaaacggcgcattatacgagaaaatatgaggaatccTTCTATTTTaccaaacgttcaaatattcatatattagatagcgtccaactttgtTTAATGAGTTGATGgactctttgaatttctggtgttttcatggcatgtaatggtcataatgagaaaactggggagacgtgggtgatatcttgtgttcgaaaaaaattcatcaaacaaatgaaaaactttattccgaaattcatttcattcgataaaaccatttgtgagatattttatggttttttaacagcctgtatcttttaaatcaattcgattcggaagaaatggtaaaggaaaaaagcgtttatttcttttgacctcaagaagtaAAAATATTCGTACAAGTCAAGGacgtacaccctgtatatgaaaagATACAATTGGTAATAGTCTTAAAACgtctaaaaatatcaaaaaatcctACACAGAAAACGCGTTATAGCGTGGAATTCATGGAAGATAAAGTTTCACGTTAAATTTGACGTTATAattatttcttaataaactttttagggttttcactcccaatctcagagcaaatcgttgatttcatttttaattgattttgtttcagagattgggagtgaaaaccctaaaaagttcattAAGAAAGGCAGAATACTCCCAAAATAAATATCAATCGTTATAATTATTGTTCACCTATTTTCTTAAGAGTATCGTATAAAGAGACAGACAGAAAATATAAAGGCCATCAACATGGAAAAAAAGTCGATCGTTATAATGAGATCAAAACTCAAAATAATGTGAAGAAATCATTATAAACACAGTTAAGTCAATACATTGAGGTTAAAGTTTGATGAAACACTCATTATAATGATGGGGGACTCAATATATTGATAAAAATTATAATGGCATCTTAAATGGGGTGTAAATGAATGTCAATGCCCCTACTCAAATTCAGTAGAGATACATGCAATATGCAATAAGAgaccatcaattccaaacgtttttccatcggagaagaagctgtgtttctctgacgaggtcaaataagaccgaaaccatggtcatcaGCATCTGCATAGTCTGAGcctttcatataaattttttttgagcagcccctacTTAGATGCATTATGCAATAAGAGTCCATcgattccaaacgtttttccatcggagaagaagctgtgttgctctgacgaggtcaaatgagaccgaaaccatggtcagcatctgcttttcttcggtggaacgttctgcatttagtggccctgacgatggcaaattggctagctcaattccgatcgtaacacttgttgatattcatatcggcgggtggtatgcatctgaaaaTTCTTATTATAGTTAATaacagaacacccagtattaatgaatttattacaacaattcgTCGTTTATTGTATATCTTCTCGATCGctaccaaatatttcagtttacaataacccacctgaagatgctattccgatagcgaaacacgtgtcgtgatttaacaactcatttttgtgaaaatcatataatctgtttttgtTCAAATTGTGATTTATTGTAGACTCACACATCTCTAATTCGAAATGATACATCCACAAGTACAAGACACGGAAAACTACTATTCAACCAATTAGCCAGCATTTTCAATGTTTTCGGTGGTATTCCATCAATTACAGACGATGACGACAGTGACGACGACGATGATGGAGCTAGAGAAAAAAATTGCACGTGCGGTAAGTAAAATAAGAATTTATGTATGAAATGAGTAGGTATTGATGTCTTCTTTCTATATAGAGAATACCAATCGTATTAGCATTAGCCCTGTACAGTGCTGGGCTGTTGGGCACTTATGTAACCATGATTACTTCAAAGGGTGCCCTTTAAGAAGTACCTAAATGAACTTATTGAGAAGTAATTGaagcaaatgaaaattttcacaaattttgGAGGATACTCCTGAGAAACGAGTATgactgatttttttcaaaatgacaatgaGTCGAAGCCCTATCAGGGAAGACAATGACTGTTcaataagatttttttttgagtttctaTCCGTTAATTATTCACAACGAGTCTTGTGAAAACAGGTGACAAAAAATTAGACAATCTCTAAGAGAGCTTTTCCTTTGAAAAGCTCTCTTTCGTCTTGTCTTGTCAGTATGTAGGACTCCACGAGTATTTGCAGTACTCTACAGTTTTGAGTGCAATTAAGTGGTGTATAACCGAACTTTGACCCTGTGATACGAGTAATACGAGAGAACGAAGAAAATCTCTTTAGTGAATTTGGAGCCatttcattcttcattttttttttcagaatgtgGCATATCGAACCAAGAAGACAGAATTGTTGGTGGTCGTCCAACAAGTCCAAATAGATATCCATGGATAGCAAGAATTGTGTATGACGGCCATTTTCACTGCGGTGGTTCAGTAATCTCCAAAGATTATGTTTTGACTGCTGCTCATTGTGTTAGAAAGTAGGTAAACCTATTATTTTTTACATTATtctcaaaacaaaacaaaaatttcgtattttgttgaatttatttcaTATTAGGTGTATGACGTAGATAATATATGTCATTCACGGGCTGTTTTCTTGTTTGAAATGAGTTCAACCGTCTATACGCACAAGAAGCAGCTACCCCAGAAGTTTTTCAATTGTCTTTTTCACACCAATCTGAGCTGAAATTTATTACGAATTATGACGAATGAGTTGGTTTTATCACGagctaatttttcaatttcaggttGAAACGTTCTAAAATAAGGGTGATCTTGGGTGATCACGACCAGTCTACGATGACCGACGCACCTGCCAAAATGAGAGCAGTTGCCGAAATAATTAGACATAGGAACTTCGATACTGATTCTTACAATCATGACATAGCTCTTCTGAAGTTGAGAAAACCTGTAGATTTCGGAAAGAACATCAAAGCTGTTTGTTTACCAAAAAGTGAGTCATTTCCTTACGTTCAATTGATATTGTCCCTTTCCTAGTTCTTAGTAACTTTGCTTAAACCATAGCCATCTATAGAGACGGCTGTGCTTAAACTCACCACAGGAGCAAACGATCCAGATTGCACACGCcagtattttcttttttttcatctAGTCTTGAATAACTTTTCAAATTTTGCTTCGAAAATCTAAAATACACTGCccaaaaattgaagtgaaaaCTTACATTCAAAGATTATACAGTGAACTATAAAATCTTTGCTCACACTCTTTTTGCTCTTGAATCTAGGATTACACACACACGCGCGCGCGCACAAAATATGGTCATCATGACACTTAATGGCTCAAATTTAAAGTAGAAGaaacaaatttttatttttttgtggttTCTACTTGTGGTAGTGAGCTATTGCATCATCATCTGCTAATTGGctgttttctcttcaatttcagCTTCCGATCCTTCGGGCAAGGTAGGTACGGTAATTGGTTGGGGAAGAACAACAGAAGGAGGGATGCTACCAAGTGTGGTGCAAGAAGTACAAGTTCCCATATTGACCCTGTCTCAGTGTCGGGCAATGAAATATAGAGCTTCCAGGATAACCCCTTATATGCTTTGCGCGGGTAGAGGATCCATGGATTCTTGTCAAGGGGACAGTGGAGGTCCTTTGGTGATACAGAATAAGGACAAATATGAAGTTGTTGGTGAGTTAAACAAATATGAGAGAGAGTGTAGATTTCTTCTCGTTTTGTCAAAAATCAAACAACCCAACACTGAATTTATTTCAGGAATTGTCTCATGGGGCATAGGTTGCGGTAGACCAGGCTATCCCGGTGTCTACACAAGGGTTTCAAAGTACCTGAATTGGCTGAGGCTGAACTTGGAAGATACCTGTGTTTGTTCGtgataaattatttttaaaattttgattccTCGATGTAAACTGTAAGTTATTTATTCTTTTAGTTTTTGTTCAGTAAAGTTAATAAAATATCGTTTTTAATGTGTCGTTCATTTTCTTGTACGAGAAATCCGAAGAGTTTCGTTTTATTACTATCAGATCCACCAAGTTCTTCAACAATGCCGTTCTTTTTTCTTCTGGGCTCTAATTAACACTATGGGGCGTATCATTAAACGAAGATTAAATCGTTAAAGTACATAATATCTTATTCTTTGCTTCAATTTTCTCAATGTAGTTTTATGGTGAGTGAGCAGAGaactaagacccgtttgcaccaaacgcacttagtgttaagtgtcccttaaaatgaaccctcaacttaaattacgttgtacgaactgttaagtgacattcaaATGGctagctagccttaaatttaaggaactttaggtttgattgtGAAACCTGCCATTAGGAATGGAACAATCTGATTGGCAGATCGCGTTCACGTGATCCTGAATTGTAACTTTGATTGGTTCATTTCTTAGGTCTCAAGAACTCTGCATAAACCCACCATAATAATTTAATCTGGATGAAACAGTGCACACGGCTTTAAGCATTCGTGGTACAAATGACTCTTTTGACGGAATATAAAAATGTGATGATTTTAACAATTCACTTCCTTACCTCTTTCACAGAAAATTATCGCAGCAACCTTAGCTTTTCAAGTGAAATAAGTTCATACACATATCTCAATGGACTTACAAGTTTTTCTTTACTTTCAAGTATTTATTTCAAGGGGTTATAGTgaattattctttcaattagtCGTAAAGCTgaagttaatttttttcatttcaaatttccagtTGAAGAATTATTACTCAGAACGAtgaaagatatttgaaaaaatgaatagTGAATAAATAGAGGGGTAATTTTGACAGGAGCTGAatgtataaaaattattttattcatttcgatTACAAgaagtttgaaatttttattcaaaaaatttcacgTTTTTCCAAGACATATATTATGGAAGGAGTATAATTTTTGGATAAAAAAACTtactcaaatatttcaaaatttccaatataCATTCTATATAATTTATAAGAAGTAGTTCTCGATTTACAAAAACTGCCAATTACTCGTGAAGACAAACAATTAATCATAAAACAACATTCCAAGACTGTTTTTGGATAAGATAGATGCACAGAAAAACAAAAACTTAAAATATAACCTTAAAATTTATTGATCATTATCGAATACGTTATCAACTCACATTACTTCTATTCATAACTGAATAAAGCACAAATTCTATTACAAATACATTTAACTCTGATCCATCATAACACATTCATTATGATTAGAAGACGAAGAGTCTTTCTTGACCGATTCAAATATGGTATCTAGCTCTGACGAATTCTTGATTTGATTCACGAAGTCCTGCAGCTGGGGGTTCTTGTCCGCGTCGGGGATGCTCAGCAAGGCGTGCACGGCCCTCAGGGCAGACCTCTTCAGTTCATCTTGTTTTTCGTACTCTTGCTTAACGGAGTTCGCCTTAACTTTCATGGTGCATGTAGCCCTCAAGGGCTCTACTAACCTATCTAAACGTTGCAAAACGGCCCCTGGGCATATCTGAGCCAACCTCGCGACCATCAGATAAGTCAACATCTTGATGTCGTAATGATCTTTCAGACCTCCCTCCACGTTATCGATGAAATCGAATATGTCGATTCTATCCAGGCAAGAATCCAGGATTGTGTACATACATTCGAAGGCTGCTTTTCGTATGTCCAAACCGTCGTCTACGGTATGCTTGAACGGCCCCATCTCCACTTCCCTGATCAGTTCTTTTCTCACTTTGGTCTCGATGTAGAGCTGCGGTAACACCTGGTTCAGGAGGTCCCTAATCAGAGACGGCTTGTTGTGGGCGGCCGAGTTGAACGCCACCAACGCCACGCGTCTCACGTTCAAATCTGGGTCTTCCAAGGCGTTCAGGAACTCCGCTATGCACTGACGAAGTAGGGGATCAATGGCTGAAGGCTGATCGGATATGGTAAACTTGATGGCGGTCACAACCGTCGTTCTCATGAAGGGAGATTCTGACTTCAACGAAGCCTTCAGTTGGGGTAGGAGGTTAGCTGGGTCGATCAGGGTTAATTTACCCAGACATTCAGCAACTACGTTCCTCGTACCCTCTTCGGTGCATTCACAATGGCGGTACAGCTGCGTCCAGATCGCTGGTACGAACGGAAGAAGCTGTTGAACGCCCGCCGGCGTGGCGGACAAACAGGTGATCACTTCTTTCAACGAATGCAGTAAAAGATACTGCCTTTTCGGCTGTTCCTCGCTCTCCTTCAGTATGAAGGGTAAATACTGTTCTAGGTTACCGATGGAAATGCTACCCAGCGCGTAGCTTGCTGCCGATTTAACCTCCTCGGAGACCGCGGAGAAAGATTGTAATATCACAGGTTTCAGATTGGACATTGGGGTTAGGTCGATCTCCCTTCCGATCTCACCGACCACCAACAAAGCGAATATTTGCTGGGTGTCGTTCTCAGCCTTCTGGATCTCTTGGATAAACTGCGGCACTATGGGTAGGGCGTGCGACTGACAAGTGACAGTTATGGCGGCCACGCACTTGGCCAACGAATAAAACGCCTGTTTGTGGAGGTGACACGGCGTTCTCTTGGTGATCGGCTCGACGAATTTTTGGATCAGATGGTTGAACGTCAGTTCTGGGAGGTTACACTTGACTAGGGCGCGGAAAAAGTCTAGGAGGGCGTTCAGGGCCGAGCCCTGAAGCAACGGCGACTTCACCAGCTTCATTATCTGTGGCAGAATGGTATTGTTGATATCTTTCAGGGCGGCAGGGTAGTGCTCCGCTATGGATTTCAAAATGACCAAAGTCCACTGAGCTATGTGTAGGTCAGCCTCGTCTAACAAAGGTGGAAGTTCCACTATAACACACTCTATCATATCTACATACACACACTTTTGATACTTGATGAACAGAACGTTCAGCAACTGCAACGAGCCGAGTTTGAGCGCCCTCTGGTTCTTCCTCAGGAACGACGCTAGGATCGGTATACCCTCGCCCAATATGGGCAATTCTATTTCCAAAGGAGACCCAGCGATCTTCGTGAGAGCCTTCACGCAAGTCAGCCTCGTTATCTCGTTCTTCAATCTGTCGATGTAGATAGGTAGACAGGTGGGTAACTCATGCTGCAGCTCATCCCCGAAGTTGCAAATTATCTGGCCCATGGTGGAGATAGCCTTTTCTTTGACCTCTTGATCAATGTCTGCGGCCTTCAACCTCACTAACGTGCACTGATAAATTTGTGGGACATACGGTTCAtaatcgaattgggatttcatgTTAAGGGGGCGGATGACCTTCACCAGTTCCTGCAGAACGTTGAGGGCCTCCGCTGTGATCTTGTAAAAGCTGTCGCCGACAGCGTTTATGATGGGGGGTAACAATACGTTAATGTAAGGGTGGAAGGCTTCCGGATGATGGGAGGTGAGAAGGGTGTGGATGAAGGAAAGAGCCTCGATCTTCATGTTGCTACTGACGTTTTTCTCGCCAAGAGAATACAGCAAACCAGGGATAATGTCACCGATATGTTGGGCTAGTGCACCAGGTAGAGCGTTGCACAGCTCcttcagaagatgaaaacaGTCTTGACGAGTCTTCATGCTCTTTTCCTTCATCTGATTCTGGAGACCCTTCACAAGCAGTGGCACCTGTTTCTGTAGCAAGAACAGAGGAACCTCTTCTTGCTCCATCGAGTCAGGGTCAACATTGTGATTTATAGTGGATTTAGTTTGTTTTAAGAGCGCTATGTAAGCGTGGAAGATGTCTGACTTAACATTCTCCTCCCTCTCCTTAAACCTTCCAATAAGAGCTGGTGATAAGCTTACATAAAAATCTGACAGTAGATCATGTCTGGTGGAGATCACGGACTCAAGACATTTAGCGGCAGATCTCCTAACTTTCCAGCTCATATCGTCATCATCGCTGTACTCGTCATTGTCTTCGGCATCGTCTTCGTCCTCACAGCCTTCCATGTCTTCCATGTTAACTTCGTCTTCATCGTAATTGTAGTTAGGATCGTAAGTCATATATCTTAAGGATAGATCTATGATGTTTGGTATATGTTCTGTAATTTCTTTGGGGCATCTTGTGACGAAACTTTCAAACGCCTGTAGTGAAAACTCCCTAAGCTCATCGTCATCCACTTCGCTGCACCTCAAAATTAGGGGAACGAATTTTGGTATGAATTCTCCGAACTTTTGACCAGATTGTCGACAAACCGCGGCAACACACTGGACATATGTTCTCATCTGAGAGCTTGGTACATCAGAACAGAGGCCATTGTAAAGATACTCAATTATCTTATTATAGAGAGCTGGATTACATGAAGGAACGAGATTACTGCAAGCAGTTATGGTACGTTTTCTAATGGCCTGTCTCTGTGAGCTCAGTTGGGGTAAAAGTGCTGTTAATATCATACCATGGAAGCTTTGAAGTACAGTTCCAAAACGAAACAACAAATCTGAAATTATATCAAGCGCCTCCAACTGGACAGACACATCTTCTCTTTCAATGGCAGTAGTTAATCGCCCAGTTATTTTTCTACATATATTCCCAGATAGACCTCCTGTAGCTTGTGGGAGTTCAGCGATGACTGTCTTAAGTCCAATACTAGATATATCACGCAATTGTTCCTTATCAGATATCATATTCGTACACAAAGTCTCAACAATCGATTCAACCtgtacttctttaactttgttCACCAAAGGACCCAGACATTTAACAGCTAGGTTTTGGACCTCACCATTCTTATCTTCTAATAATTTAAGTAGCATTCGCACAACCTTTCTTTCAGAATCATCATCTAATTTGATACTGTCCTTTTGCAGTTCTGACATCAGATCATTTGTTGCCATAAAGCGAAAATCTTTGTCGTTGGACTGCATCTTTTCCAACAGGTTGGCTATTTGATATGATACGCTAGCCATGTCGAAGTGTTTTTTTTCTGAGTAGAAATGTCTTGGAAAATCACAATTAAATAGACAGAAAACAGAGTAGATTCAAATTATTCAGAAATTATGTGTTTTCAGATACTCATCATAATAATGCTTCTATTATTTGGAAAATAATCGTTGATGAATGTATAATGTAACGAATTTTCTTAGGTTTCCAATCGGCTTTTGATAGAATACGTCTTGTACGTTGGGGTTACCTTACTTTTGACATTTGGTACATATCTTTGTTCATTACTATCTGAAAAAAGAAGCTCATTCTCAACTTTGTTGAATTTTCCACCAAATAATTTGTTAACAAATTTGCGGAGTACTCACCAATGATGAAATCAATTGATTATAAAGCAAATTTTAAATATTGGTGAATCAGATGAATTTGAGAAATTATAATCACAATAAGCACTGCGATGTTGCCGAAAATAAGATGATCCCATAGAAGAAAAATGATACTCTATTtcagtaaatttttcaaaaatgtattcagATTTTCGATACATACATCCTGAACATTGCTTTTGCCTGATCTTATCTTAACATTCAAAATCTTTCGAGCAAATGAGGAATAATATAAATTTACCATATTAATTtttatgtatatatttatatctgTGGAAATAGAACATAACCTTATATATATAAATTTCACCTCTTGATTTGATAGTCGAAAATTTGTTAAATTTTGGAGTAATTATTGCGCTAATCTAATATCTGGAGTGATATGTTTTAAGTTTTTTGAGTCGGAGTATTTATATTGATCATGGCAAATTGTATAAGAAACGTTGTTGGTAAAGTGAGGCATATTAATTCTACTTTAATCAAAAAGCAACCCCTGGAAACTAGGCCCCTATTTAACGAATCATTGCAGCCACGATTAAAACAggtattttttaaattttcacctACCATAAGGTAGTACTCTTCATTTAATTGAAATAGGCATGTTTCAAATATATTAGAATAtgctaatttaatttcagataAGGGGATTCAAATATGTTTTCTTTCAGGAATCGAGTATAAAATATATAACCCAAGTAGCTTGTGTGAATTATAATGAGGAAAAACCCGATATTTTACAGAAAGGA
The window above is part of the Coccinella septempunctata chromosome 8, icCocSept1.1, whole genome shotgun sequence genome. Proteins encoded here:
- the LOC123318961 gene encoding coagulation factor IX-like → MVVDKAFSAIFLCTFFVTCGCFPDLDATHTSLIRNDTSTSTRHGKLLFNQLASIFNVFGGIPSITDDDDSDDDDDGAREKNCTCECGISNQEDRIVGGRPTSPNRYPWIARIVYDGHFHCGGSVISKDYVLTAAHCVRKLKRSKIRVILGDHDQSTMTDAPAKMRAVAEIIRHRNFDTDSYNHDIALLKLRKPVDFGKNIKAVCLPKTSDPSGKVGTVIGWGRTTEGGMLPSVVQEVQVPILTLSQCRAMKYRASRITPYMLCAGRGSMDSCQGDSGGPLVIQNKDKYEVVGIVSWGIGCGRPGYPGVYTRVSKYLNWLRLNLEDTCVCS
- the LOC123318959 gene encoding cullin-associated NEDD8-dissociated protein 1, whose protein sequence is MASVSYQIANLLEKMQSNDKDFRFMATNDLMSELQKDSIKLDDDSERKVVRMLLKLLEDKNGEVQNLAVKCLGPLVNKVKEVQVESIVETLCTNMISDKEQLRDISSIGLKTVIAELPQATGGLSGNICRKITGRLTTAIEREDVSVQLEALDIISDLLFRFGTVLQSFHGMILTALLPQLSSQRQAIRKRTITACSNLVPSCNPALYNKIIEYLYNGLCSDVPSSQMRTYVQCVAAVCRQSGQKFGEFIPKFVPLILRCSEVDDDELREFSLQAFESFVTRCPKEITEHIPNIIDLSLRYMTYDPNYNYDEDEVNMEDMEGCEDEDDAEDNDEYSDDDDMSWKVRRSAAKCLESVISTRHDLLSDFYVSLSPALIGRFKEREENVKSDIFHAYIALLKQTKSTINHNVDPDSMEQEEVPLFLLQKQVPLLVKGLQNQMKEKSMKTRQDCFHLLKELCNALPGALAQHIGDIIPGLLYSLGEKNVSSNMKIEALSFIHTLLTSHHPEAFHPYINVLLPPIINAVGDSFYKITAEALNVLQELVKVIRPLNMKSQFDYEPYVPQIYQCTLVRLKAADIDQEVKEKAISTMGQIICNFGDELQHELPTCLPIYIDRLKNEITRLTCVKALTKIAGSPLEIELPILGEGIPILASFLRKNQRALKLGSLQLLNVLFIKYQKCVYVDMIECVIVELPPLLDEADLHIAQWTLVILKSIAEHYPAALKDINNTILPQIMKLVKSPLLQGSALNALLDFFRALVKCNLPELTFNHLIQKFVEPITKRTPCHLHKQAFYSLAKCVAAITVTCQSHALPIVPQFIQEIQKAENDTQQIFALLVVGEIGREIDLTPMSNLKPVILQSFSAVSEEVKSAASYALGSISIGNLEQYLPFILKESEEQPKRQYLLLHSLKEVITCLSATPAGVQQLLPFVPAIWTQLYRHCECTEEGTRNVVAECLGKLTLIDPANLLPQLKASLKSESPFMRTTVVTAIKFTISDQPSAIDPLLRQCIAEFLNALEDPDLNVRRVALVAFNSAAHNKPSLIRDLLNQVLPQLYIETKVRKELIREVEMGPFKHTVDDGLDIRKAAFECMYTILDSCLDRIDIFDFIDNVEGGLKDHYDIKMLTYLMVARLAQICPGAVLQRLDRLVEPLRATCTMKVKANSVKQEYEKQDELKRSALRAVHALLSIPDADKNPQLQDFVNQIKNSSELDTIFESVKKDSSSSNHNECVMMDQS